The genomic interval CACCTTTACCAAGAGCGAAAATCTAACAAACATTGAACTCACGCGATCGCTACTTGCAGCTTCTGGCTTACGTTCGACCCCACGGTCGGACTATTCTTCAAGCACTGATCTGCACGCTAATTTTTATGGCTATCTGGCCCCTATTAGCCAGCATTGCGGGCGAGATTGCCGTCGCCATTGCCCAGGGGAATGTCCTTGCCATCGCCAGACTTGCCGGAATTAGTTCATTCGTCTTCCTAATTCAGAAAATAGCCCAGTACGGACAGGATTCATTGATTGCGAAGGCATCATTGGCGATCGTGTTCGACCTGCGTAAGCAAGTTTATGCCCACCTTCAACGGCTCAGCCTCAGCTACTTCGAGAAAGCACAAAGTGGGGATCTGGCCTATCGCCTGACGGAGGATATCGATCGGGTTGGAGAGGTTGTTAACAAAATCTTCCACCAGTTTCTTCCCAGCACAGTCCAACTGATTGTGGTTTTGGGTTATATGGTTTACCTCAACTGGCAGTTGACCCTGGCAACCCTGATCATCGCTCCCCTCATCGCACTGCTAATTACGACCTTTGGCGAACAACTTCGCAAGCTTTCTTTCCGTAGTCAGAGCCGTATTTCTAACCTGTCAGCCCTACTGGTTGAAGTGTTTAGCGGCATGCGTCTAGTGCAAGCCTTTGCTGCCGAAAACTATATGCTGGATCGGTTCAGTCGGGAAGCAGAGCGAAACCGCCGTGCCCGTTACCGAACTGAACAACTGAAGGCGATTCAGGTGCCAGCCGTCGGTTTTTTAGAATCTGCCAGTCTACTCCTGCTGCTGTTGTTAGGAGGATGGCAGGTTCATCTTGGTAACCTGACTGGAGGAGCCTTTGTCAGCTACCTGACTGCGGTTCTAATGTTGATTGATCCGATTTCGTTAGTCACCAGTAACTACAACGAATTCAAACAGGGGGAAGCGTCGATCGATCGAATTTTTGAACTGATGGATATCCAACCAACGGTTTTAGAAAAATCAGGCGCAGTTGCCTTGCCCCCTGTTACTGGCAAGGTGGAGTATCGCAATGTCAGCTTTTCCTACCAACCGGATCAACCGGTTCTGAAGGACCTGAGTTTAATGGCAATGCCGGGAGAGGCGATCGCCCTAGTGGGGGCTTCCGGTGCCGGAAAAACAACGATGGCAAACCTGTTACCCCGTTTTTATGACCCACAAGCGGGGCAAATTTTGATCGATGGGGTAGATATCCGGGATGTAACACTGGCCAGCCTACGGCGGCAAATTGGAATTGTCCCACAGGAAACAATTTTATTCTCAGGTACGATCGCCCAGAATATTGCCTTTGGTCAGGCAGAATTCGATCTGGACGCCCTTCAAGAAGCCGCTCGCATTGCCAACGCCCACCAGTTCATCGTGGAATTTCCCCAGGGCTATCAAACCTGGGTGGGGGAACGTGGCGTCAACCTGTCTGGAGGACAACGACAGAGACTCGCCATTGCTCGGGCGGTGTTACTCAATCCCCGCATTTTGATTTTGGATGAAGCAACCTCCGCCCTCGATTCAGAATCCGAAGCCCTGGTTCAAGAGGCGTTAGAACGGCTCATGCAAAACCGTACAGTTTTCATCATTGCCCACCGCCTTGCCACCGTCCGACGCTCCGATCGCATCCTCGTTTTAGAGCAGGGACGCCTGGTGGAATCGGGCACCCACGCCGAACTACTTGACAAGGGCGGACGCTATGCCCGCTTTTATGCCCAGCAGTTTCAAGAGTAGGGGGTAGGGGGTAGGGGGTAGGGGGTAGGGTTCATCCCTCATCCCCCATCCCCTCTCTTTCTTTCATCCTTCCATTTAGACTGGGAATACAATCTCAATTGATTGTCATAGCCACGAATGTTAGGGCATTTTAATGTCATCGAAAATCTCCTGTCCCTGGGTTATTTCTTCCCTGACACCTGACACCTAACACCTGACACCTGTTATAATCCCCATCCAAGCTCTCAGGAGCACTCTTTATGGAACCCCTCCTCGCTGCTTTTGTACTATCGCTTATCGGTTATGTTTTCGGTTCGGTCAAAATCATTAATCAGGGAACAGAGGGGTTAGTCGAACGGTTTGGGCAATACCGCCGGACGCTGAAACCTGGTTTGAATGTGGTGATTCCACTTATTGACACGGTTTTGGTTGAATCAACTCGTGAGCAGTTACTCGATATTGACCCTCAATCGGCAATCACACGGGATAATGTGTCACTTACGGTGGATGCGGTGATGTATTGGAAAATCCTGGATGTCCAAAAAGCCTACTATGCAATTGAAGACCTGGTAGCAGCTCTGGAAAATCTGGTTATTACAACCCTGCGTTCTGAAATTGGCAAAATGGATTTGCGGGAAACGATTTCTTCGCGAACCAAAATTAACCAGGCATTGCTGCACGAATTGGATGAGGCAACCGAAACCTGGGGCGTTAAAGTGATTCGGGTAGAGGTGCAGGGTATTCAGCTATCAGAGGAATTACGGGCAGCACTGGAAAAGGAACGAACAGCAGAGAGCCTGCGTAAAGCTCAAATCTCTGAAACGGAGGGTGTGGTGGAATCCATCCAGCGTCTATCCAGGGCTTTACAAACTCAACCCAACTCGGATGCGGTACTAAAATATCTTTTTATGAAAGATTATGTGAATGCGAACGCCAAGTTGGGTGAGAGTAATAACTCTAAAATTATCTTTATGGACCCCAAAGCACTGACTGAAACTGTAAGTGAGCTAATTGCAGGCAGTGAAGGCGGAGAAGGGATTATGCAAAACAACACGGATGATGGGCAGGGATAGGAATGGGGGATGAGGGATGAGGGATGAGGGATGAGGGATGAAGGATGAAGGATGAAGGATAAAGGCTAAAATCTGACACCTACCACCTGATACCTGCCACCTAGTTATCGCCAAATGGCATCCGCGACTCGGCAGACATCGTACATTTCCGCGCTATCGTGAACACGCAAAATATCCGCGGAGCCTGCGATCGCAGCACAGCAGGCAGCGGCTGTTCCCCAGATTCGTTGTTTGGGGTCG from Kovacikia minuta CCNUW1 carries:
- a CDS encoding ABC transporter ATP-binding protein, whose amino-acid sequence is MNSRDRYLQLLAYVRPHGRTILQALICTLIFMAIWPLLASIAGEIAVAIAQGNVLAIARLAGISSFVFLIQKIAQYGQDSLIAKASLAIVFDLRKQVYAHLQRLSLSYFEKAQSGDLAYRLTEDIDRVGEVVNKIFHQFLPSTVQLIVVLGYMVYLNWQLTLATLIIAPLIALLITTFGEQLRKLSFRSQSRISNLSALLVEVFSGMRLVQAFAAENYMLDRFSREAERNRRARYRTEQLKAIQVPAVGFLESASLLLLLLLGGWQVHLGNLTGGAFVSYLTAVLMLIDPISLVTSNYNEFKQGEASIDRIFELMDIQPTVLEKSGAVALPPVTGKVEYRNVSFSYQPDQPVLKDLSLMAMPGEAIALVGASGAGKTTMANLLPRFYDPQAGQILIDGVDIRDVTLASLRRQIGIVPQETILFSGTIAQNIAFGQAEFDLDALQEAARIANAHQFIVEFPQGYQTWVGERGVNLSGGQRQRLAIARAVLLNPRILILDEATSALDSESEALVQEALERLMQNRTVFIIAHRLATVRRSDRILVLEQGRLVESGTHAELLDKGGRYARFYAQQFQE
- a CDS encoding SPFH domain-containing protein, with the translated sequence MEPLLAAFVLSLIGYVFGSVKIINQGTEGLVERFGQYRRTLKPGLNVVIPLIDTVLVESTREQLLDIDPQSAITRDNVSLTVDAVMYWKILDVQKAYYAIEDLVAALENLVITTLRSEIGKMDLRETISSRTKINQALLHELDEATETWGVKVIRVEVQGIQLSEELRAALEKERTAESLRKAQISETEGVVESIQRLSRALQTQPNSDAVLKYLFMKDYVNANAKLGESNNSKIIFMDPKALTETVSELIAGSEGGEGIMQNNTDDGQG